A section of the Fibrobacter sp. UWH6 genome encodes:
- a CDS encoding diguanylate cyclase → MEQALYWIASLTFAIILAIFLWHAYTYKNEASPVDKAYRILVSWCVFFCLQDALWGIAAMPEVGHPSLLFGITTGFHIFTVITAYVWLHFVLVYLGSEIHHKRLYSALVLLAVVFQTALVIRNIFVPTIFTIGPNNEYRCEAFRQVAFFNQYFIYVLIGLITAISALSKKGDTRKQYAAVFVFVLAPILCGIFQFFFPNAPFYAVGYAVGCTIIHVFIASREHNDRLVLASTTDELTQVYNRRSYEEDLKRYEDHPIEDDLILFSVDLNSLKQVNDTLGHLAGDELIQGASLCITNAFSGSGKVYRVGGDEFIVVVHSDESGKKYKDRLENEVDQWKGQRIKDMSLSVGYAAKRDMPNASLMELKKSADQMMYHDKEQYYKSKGVDRRGQREAFDAVCNSYTKILKVNLTADSYGIIKMNQDEKTEQKGFSHKISEWLHGFGKSGQVHAEDLDGYLEKTSLEFLRSYFTKGNTSLSIFYRRLSADGYRRVMMEMIPSDDYTAENQTLYLYVKDIGAAHET, encoded by the coding sequence ATGGAACAGGCGCTTTACTGGATTGCTTCTTTGACTTTCGCCATAATTCTGGCGATTTTCTTGTGGCATGCCTATACCTACAAGAACGAAGCCTCGCCTGTAGATAAGGCTTATCGAATTCTTGTTTCCTGGTGCGTGTTCTTTTGCTTGCAGGATGCCCTGTGGGGAATTGCGGCCATGCCCGAAGTTGGCCATCCGTCGCTCCTTTTTGGGATCACTACCGGATTCCATATTTTCACGGTAATCACGGCGTACGTCTGGCTTCATTTTGTTCTGGTTTATCTGGGCAGTGAAATTCACCACAAAAGGCTTTACAGTGCGCTGGTTCTTTTGGCGGTTGTTTTTCAGACGGCCTTGGTTATAAGGAATATCTTCGTTCCCACCATCTTTACCATTGGTCCCAATAACGAATACCGATGCGAAGCCTTTAGGCAGGTTGCGTTCTTTAACCAGTACTTTATCTATGTGTTGATTGGCTTGATTACTGCAATTTCTGCTTTAAGTAAGAAGGGGGATACCCGTAAACAGTATGCCGCCGTCTTTGTTTTCGTGTTGGCTCCCATATTGTGCGGCATATTCCAGTTTTTCTTCCCCAACGCACCTTTCTATGCTGTTGGCTATGCGGTAGGCTGTACAATCATTCACGTATTCATTGCATCAAGGGAGCATAACGATCGCCTGGTGCTGGCGTCTACTACCGATGAACTGACCCAGGTTTACAATCGACGTTCCTACGAAGAAGACCTTAAGCGATACGAGGATCATCCCATAGAAGATGACTTGATTCTTTTTTCTGTGGACTTGAATAGCTTAAAACAGGTTAATGATACCCTAGGTCACCTTGCTGGCGACGAACTGATCCAGGGGGCCAGCCTTTGCATTACCAACGCTTTTTCCGGCAGCGGCAAGGTTTATCGCGTGGGTGGCGATGAATTTATTGTTGTTGTACATTCCGATGAATCCGGCAAGAAATATAAGGACAGGCTTGAAAATGAAGTTGACCAGTGGAAAGGCCAGAGAATAAAGGACATGTCTCTTTCTGTTGGTTATGCCGCCAAACGGGATATGCCTAACGCCAGCCTGATGGAATTGAAAAAGTCTGCTGACCAGATGATGTATCATGATAAGGAACAGTATTACAAATCCAAGGGCGTAGACCGCCGAGGACAGCGCGAAGCCTTTGATGCCGTCTGCAATTCCTACACCAAGATTTTGAAGGTCAACCTGACGGCTGATTCCTATGGAATCATCAAGATGAACCAGGATGAGAAAACAGAACAGAAGGGCTTCTCCCATAAGATTTCCGAATGGCTTCATGGCTTTGGAAAGTCTGGGCAGGTTCATGCTGAGGACTTGGATGGTTATCTGGAAAAAACTTCCCTGGAATTCTTGCGTAGTTATTTTACGAAGGGTAACACCTCTCTGAGCATTTTCTATAGGCGACTCTCTGCCGATGGTTACCGCCGTGTGATGATGGAAATGATTCCCTCCGATGATTACACCGCAGAAAATCAGACCTTGTATTTGTACGTAAAGGATATTGGCGCAGCCCATGAAACTTGA
- the thiE gene encoding thiamine phosphate synthase: MKLDTTLYFITDSSTVPAEKFLPSVEAACKGGATIIQLREKNKSTREYMELAAAVHEITSRYNVPLIIDDRVDVALAIGAEGVHVGQTDMPVAVARKLMGPGKIIGATTKTVPQALEAYEQGADYCGVGAIYPTTTKVVTILTSVDTLKEIVKAVPIPVNAIGGLNKDNIHVLAGSGIAGICAVSAIQKAADPEAAARELKAAFLAL, translated from the coding sequence ATGAAACTTGATACAACCCTCTACTTTATTACCGACAGTTCTACCGTTCCCGCCGAAAAGTTCCTGCCCTCTGTGGAGGCTGCCTGCAAGGGCGGTGCCACCATCATCCAGCTCCGCGAAAAGAACAAGTCTACCCGTGAGTACATGGAGTTGGCCGCTGCTGTTCACGAAATCACCAGCCGCTATAACGTGCCTCTGATTATTGATGACCGCGTGGATGTTGCTCTCGCCATCGGTGCCGAAGGTGTTCATGTGGGGCAGACCGACATGCCCGTTGCTGTAGCCCGCAAACTCATGGGCCCGGGTAAAATCATCGGTGCTACGACCAAGACTGTCCCCCAGGCTCTGGAAGCCTACGAACAGGGTGCGGACTATTGTGGCGTGGGCGCCATTTATCCCACAACCACAAAGGTCGTCACCATCCTCACTTCCGTGGATACTCTGAAGGAAATCGTGAAGGCGGTGCCTATTCCCGTGAATGCTATCGGTGGCTTGAACAAGGACAACATCCACGTTCTCGCCGGCTCTGGAATCGCTGGCATTTGCGCTGTTTCCGCCATCCAGAAGGCCGCTGATCCCGAAGCTGCCGCCCGCGAACTGAAGGCTGCCTTCCTGGCGCTGTAA
- a CDS encoding thiamine phosphate synthase has translation MFRLWLTTCPDDFAGEYDDIEEMFKRGLTRLILQKRRNTPESYERWLLSLSMEYRDRIWVRGTPDLAEQLDVRGCVAEAQSLMGPVPESWKRVNCIAYCRDLEQLAQLPEWVSGALVGPIFQPLSGLEPVKTVGLDLLQSHLSSNPPKCPVILFGGIDEENVHLFKELPREFGVSGASVIGGIWNYADSINAFIKLNRLCV, from the coding sequence ATGTTTAGACTTTGGCTTACCACTTGCCCCGATGATTTTGCCGGTGAATATGATGACATCGAAGAGATGTTCAAGCGAGGCCTTACCCGCCTGATCCTTCAGAAACGTCGCAATACGCCGGAGTCCTATGAACGTTGGCTCCTGTCCTTGTCCATGGAATACCGCGACCGAATCTGGGTGCGTGGTACTCCCGATCTGGCGGAGCAGTTGGATGTCCGTGGTTGCGTGGCCGAGGCTCAATCCCTGATGGGACCGGTTCCCGAATCCTGGAAACGCGTAAACTGTATCGCTTACTGCCGCGACCTGGAGCAGCTGGCCCAATTGCCCGAATGGGTGTCTGGAGCTCTTGTTGGCCCGATTTTTCAACCTTTATCCGGCCTTGAGCCGGTCAAAACGGTTGGACTAGACCTCCTGCAGTCCCACCTATCTTCTAATCCTCCCAAGTGCCCGGTTATCCTTTTTGGGGGTATCGACGAGGAAAATGTCCACCTTTTCAAGGAACTTCCCAGGGAATTTGGGGTGTCTGGCGCTTCTGTAATCGGTGGAATTTGGAACTACGCCGACTCCATAAATGCCTTTATTAAGCTAAACAGACTGTGCGTTTAA
- a CDS encoding HD domain-containing phosphohydrolase — protein sequence MERARAKILVIDDTKTNIEVLEGILSNDYDIFVALNGKKALVLTEKVKPDLILLDVMMPEMDGYETLRQMHALNLVNNTPVLFLTAKADAKSEQMGLDLGAVDYITKPFNPDLVRLRIKNQLEFKQQRDHLHELVDEKTKDLRKTLKVMLTSLGALAEYRDPETGAHIKRTQVLVQMLAEKLQNHPKFSHAISSKEYIDFYATAAPLHDIGKVGIPDDILRKPAKLTDEERLVMSTHAQMGYDVLLNATRELSNHPLVKICADIILNHHERWDGEGYPNKIKGEDIPVGARLMSVADVYDALVSRRPYKEPYPHEVAVAEIKAGRGTQFDPDVVDAFMEIADILPGIYEQFKDGAQ from the coding sequence ATGGAACGAGCAAGAGCAAAGATTTTAGTTATTGATGATACCAAGACGAATATTGAAGTCCTGGAGGGCATTTTATCTAACGACTATGATATTTTTGTTGCCTTGAACGGAAAAAAGGCTCTTGTTCTTACAGAAAAGGTTAAACCTGACCTGATTTTGCTGGACGTAATGATGCCCGAAATGGACGGTTACGAAACATTACGCCAGATGCATGCCCTAAATTTGGTGAATAATACTCCTGTTCTGTTCTTGACTGCCAAGGCAGATGCCAAAAGTGAGCAGATGGGACTGGATTTAGGCGCCGTCGACTATATTACTAAGCCATTCAATCCTGATTTGGTACGTCTCCGTATCAAGAATCAGTTGGAATTTAAGCAGCAGCGTGACCATCTTCATGAACTGGTTGACGAGAAAACCAAGGATCTTCGTAAGACATTGAAGGTCATGTTGACCAGTTTGGGTGCCCTGGCTGAATACCGCGACCCGGAAACCGGCGCTCATATTAAGCGTACCCAGGTGTTGGTCCAGATGCTGGCCGAGAAACTGCAGAACCACCCGAAGTTCAGTCACGCTATTTCTAGCAAGGAATATATTGATTTTTACGCTACGGCTGCACCACTCCATGATATTGGCAAGGTGGGTATCCCCGACGATATTTTAAGAAAGCCGGCTAAGCTTACCGATGAAGAAAGGTTGGTTATGAGTACCCATGCCCAGATGGGTTATGACGTACTTCTGAATGCGACCAGGGAACTGAGCAATCATCCTCTGGTCAAGATTTGCGCAGATATTATTTTGAACCATCATGAACGCTGGGATGGCGAAGGTTATCCCAACAAGATTAAGGGAGAAGATATTCCTGTGGGGGCCCGCCTTATGTCTGTGGCGGATGTTTATGACGCTCTTGTATCTCGCAGGCCTTATAAGGAACCATATCCCCATGAAGTTGCCGTGGCCGAAATCAAGGCCGGTAGGGGAACTCAGTTCGACCCCGATGTGGTCGACGCCTTTATGGAAATTGCAGACATTCTTCCCGGTATTTACGAACAGTTCAAGGATGGCGCTCAGTAA
- a CDS encoding response regulator: protein MTHSPLNAQRRRLRIRILTVFAVPVIIASILLVFLFSLTVKEMMIDSAYANTESALQDKVLSEVEALLKNDEDKFVAAAKRVQNAKESGIRSILYRVLQSSEDLVDVYYGGNEGEFISARGVKLESGQAEYRTKAWYLEASRKRGLALTGPTIRKDFGKQVMTISYPIWDKNQKFRGAVAADIDLHKVRLSLGAVAKEEGGITLLAGNDNDNLFTYFPYETNRGKVLQDSVENLLLLALSEFKPDTLMEGKVVRFELTNDHRQRLVFMVAPIKKMPFYVVHVSQQNKIVAGVDENSSKTFLLVALVVLLLMGGAAIVSHTLFTKFIQRDLNESVSSSTLFDTLLGSDNFRIILTNDTFDILHASAFIADFLNGGEDLKGQILFKFFPSDQFNKFVHRVAMGGEMHASERKILVPVKSSSGEVAWWGIFFQVLVEDNGEMRYLFMINDETSGIQKDTILDTIMLSADHSILVIFDRAKRVKYMSKQLADFLGKEWRKMIGLSLDELKEQGLPESVITSLKDTFSRREIWKDSFVLKSQDGKSETWFRGEGCTLMVQGSVVGYMLSMIDISEVVAAREIAEQATQAKSEFLANMSHEIRTPMNAIIGMAHLISETQLDEHQRGFVDRVSTAAKSLLGIINNILDFSKIEAKKQELEITQLVLRDVVSDVAALAEVRIAGRPIELIVNVDPEIPEILMGDPLRLSQIFTNLINNATKFTEKGDISLIVSLESRTENSVKLNFSVKDTGIGMTPEQLGRLFNAFTQADGSTTRKYGGTGLGLVISKSLVELMGGQMQVESVAGVGSRFFFSITLPVAAQSVDPKWKNQIRFAGKNVLLVDDCENLRDVLRHYLTKLKCIVEEAESVDQALDLIQAHEEAGEAPYDMFIVDYDMPILNGFDFVHGLDEKMIRIPKVLMHPIHFDEKDLTAAQNLGFSSFVPKPLQISSLLSSMEEAMGYELTYQKAVKKEKSKIYFKEAKILLVEDNQMNQELAVSLLNSVGLSSMIANNGKEALDMLQKDSFDLVLMDIQMPIMDGLTATKEIRAREDEYFKNVPILAMSARAFQKDTEECLAAGMNAHIVKPIDPSLLYEELAKFLAVAAESSKVVTDGDSSDLSQEDSEFLAKFQKIRDLDAEAGLYHSNSNRNVFLKILQGFVRDYGGTSFNLRQMIESVRYDEAARIVHTIKGLCGTIGANHLQNLGATLESQLSQGQCNAIDFSNFEKLLQEITSDLDVVLSGIASEQVVVAKKKDPNAKEKLQKLVTELKDALDICSATRCKRSLDEVEGISFENNHDVLIGKLKELVDDYDFSEAAEVLESLEKTIA from the coding sequence TTGACTCATAGTCCTTTAAACGCCCAGCGACGTAGGCTCAGAATCCGAATTCTGACGGTTTTTGCCGTCCCCGTGATTATCGCCTCCATTCTATTGGTCTTCCTTTTCTCATTGACCGTCAAGGAAATGATGATTGATTCCGCATACGCCAATACGGAATCGGCTTTGCAGGACAAAGTTCTCTCTGAAGTGGAAGCCTTGCTGAAAAACGACGAAGATAAATTTGTCGCTGCGGCGAAGCGTGTTCAGAATGCCAAGGAATCGGGAATTCGCTCCATTCTCTACAGGGTCTTGCAGTCTAGTGAAGATCTCGTGGATGTCTACTATGGGGGCAATGAAGGCGAATTTATATCTGCTAGGGGGGTAAAGCTGGAAAGTGGCCAGGCGGAATATCGTACCAAGGCCTGGTATCTGGAGGCTTCCCGTAAGAGGGGGCTCGCTCTAACTGGCCCTACAATCCGTAAGGATTTCGGTAAGCAGGTCATGACCATTTCTTACCCGATCTGGGATAAGAATCAGAAGTTCCGCGGCGCTGTGGCTGCCGATATTGACTTGCACAAGGTTCGACTTTCTCTTGGTGCTGTAGCCAAGGAAGAAGGTGGCATTACCCTTTTGGCCGGTAATGACAACGATAACCTGTTTACCTATTTCCCGTATGAAACCAACCGCGGCAAGGTTCTGCAAGATAGTGTAGAAAACCTGCTTCTGCTTGCCTTGAGCGAGTTTAAGCCCGATACTCTGATGGAAGGGAAGGTTGTCCGTTTTGAATTGACCAACGACCATCGACAGCGTCTGGTGTTCATGGTGGCTCCCATCAAGAAGATGCCCTTCTATGTGGTTCATGTGAGTCAGCAGAACAAGATCGTTGCCGGCGTAGACGAAAATTCCTCCAAGACCTTCCTGTTGGTGGCTCTGGTGGTGCTCCTGTTGATGGGTGGTGCCGCTATCGTTTCCCATACACTGTTTACCAAGTTCATTCAGCGGGACTTGAACGAAAGTGTCAGCTCCAGTACCCTTTTCGATACGCTTCTGGGGAGTGATAATTTTAGGATTATCCTGACGAACGATACCTTTGATATCTTGCATGCCAGCGCCTTTATTGCGGACTTCCTGAATGGTGGTGAAGATTTGAAGGGACAGATCCTGTTCAAGTTCTTCCCGTCGGACCAGTTCAATAAATTTGTGCATCGTGTGGCCATGGGTGGCGAAATGCACGCCAGCGAACGCAAGATTCTTGTGCCTGTGAAGAGTTCTTCCGGGGAAGTGGCGTGGTGGGGCATTTTCTTCCAGGTCCTTGTGGAAGATAACGGCGAAATGCGTTATCTGTTCATGATCAACGATGAAACTAGCGGCATCCAGAAGGATACCATTTTGGATACCATTATGCTTTCCGCAGACCATTCTATCCTGGTGATTTTTGATAGAGCCAAGCGTGTGAAGTACATGTCTAAGCAGTTGGCAGACTTCCTGGGCAAGGAATGGCGCAAGATGATCGGCCTGTCTCTGGATGAATTGAAGGAACAGGGACTGCCTGAATCGGTGATTACATCCTTAAAGGATACCTTTAGCAGGCGTGAAATCTGGAAGGATTCCTTCGTGCTTAAATCCCAGGACGGCAAGAGTGAAACCTGGTTCCGTGGGGAAGGCTGTACATTGATGGTGCAGGGGTCCGTCGTGGGCTACATGCTTTCCATGATCGACATTTCTGAAGTGGTGGCTGCCCGTGAAATTGCGGAGCAGGCTACCCAGGCCAAGAGTGAATTCCTGGCCAACATGAGTCATGAAATCCGTACCCCCATGAATGCCATTATCGGTATGGCGCACCTGATTTCAGAAACCCAGTTGGATGAACATCAGAGAGGATTTGTAGACCGTGTAAGTACGGCGGCCAAGTCCCTCCTTGGAATCATCAATAACATCCTGGATTTCTCCAAGATCGAGGCCAAGAAGCAAGAACTGGAAATTACCCAGTTGGTGCTTCGCGATGTGGTCAGCGATGTGGCTGCCCTGGCCGAAGTCCGTATTGCCGGACGTCCCATCGAACTGATTGTGAATGTGGATCCGGAAATTCCTGAAATCTTGATGGGTGACCCGCTGCGCCTTTCCCAGATTTTTACGAACCTGATTAACAATGCTACCAAGTTTACCGAGAAGGGCGATATTTCCCTGATCGTTTCCCTGGAATCCCGCACCGAGAACAGCGTCAAACTGAATTTCTCCGTGAAGGATACGGGTATCGGCATGACTCCGGAACAGCTTGGGCGTCTCTTTAACGCCTTTACTCAGGCTGATGGCTCTACGACCCGCAAGTACGGCGGTACTGGCCTTGGCCTGGTGATTTCCAAGTCCCTGGTGGAATTGATGGGCGGTCAGATGCAGGTGGAAAGCGTGGCTGGCGTTGGATCTCGATTCTTCTTCAGTATTACACTCCCTGTTGCGGCCCAGTCTGTGGATCCCAAGTGGAAGAATCAGATTCGCTTTGCCGGAAAGAATGTCTTGCTGGTGGATGATTGCGAAAACCTCCGTGACGTATTGCGCCACTATCTGACCAAGCTAAAATGCATTGTAGAAGAGGCGGAGTCCGTTGACCAGGCCCTGGATCTTATTCAGGCGCATGAAGAGGCTGGCGAAGCTCCCTACGATATGTTCATCGTGGATTATGACATGCCGATCTTGAACGGCTTCGACTTCGTTCATGGTCTCGATGAAAAGATGATACGGATTCCCAAGGTGTTGATGCACCCCATCCATTTTGACGAAAAGGATCTGACTGCGGCCCAGAATCTGGGATTCAGCAGCTTTGTTCCCAAGCCTCTGCAGATCAGTTCCCTGCTCAGTAGCATGGAAGAAGCCATGGGCTATGAGCTAACCTACCAGAAGGCTGTCAAGAAGGAAAAGAGCAAGATTTACTTTAAGGAAGCCAAGATCCTTCTGGTTGAAGACAACCAGATGAACCAGGAATTGGCGGTGTCCCTGCTGAATAGCGTGGGTCTCAGTTCCATGATTGCTAACAATGGTAAGGAAGCCCTGGACATGCTCCAGAAGGATTCCTTCGACCTGGTTCTCATGGATATCCAGATGCCCATTATGGATGGTCTGACCGCTACTAAGGAAATCCGTGCCCGCGAAGACGAGTACTTCAAGAATGTGCCCATTCTGGCAATGAGTGCCCGTGCCTTCCAGAAGGATACGGAAGAATGTCTAGCTGCCGGTATGAATGCCCATATTGTCAAGCCCATTGACCCCAGCCTCCTTTACGAGGAATTGGCCAAGTTCCTGGCGGTGGCTGCGGAATCCAGCAAGGTGGTTACGGACGGAGATAGTTCGGACCTGTCCCAGGAAGACAGTGAATTCCTTGCCAAGTTCCAGAAGATTCGCGACCTGGATGCCGAAGCGGGTCTGTACCATTCCAATAGCAATAGGAACGTGTTCCTCAAGATTCTGCAGGGCTTTGTCCGCGATTACGGCGGAACATCCTTCAACTTGCGCCAGATGATCGAGTCTGTCCGTTACGATGAGGCTGCACGAATTGTGCATACCATCAAGGGCTTGTGCGGAACCATCGGTGCGAACCATTTGCAGAATCTGGGCGCAACTCTAGAAAGTCAGCTTTCCCAGGGGCAGTGTAACGCCATTGATTTCAGTAACTTTGAGAAGTTGCTTCAGGAAATTACGTCTGACTTGGATGTAGTACTGTCAGGTATTGCGTCTGAGCAGGTTGTTGTCGCCAAGAAGAAAGATCCCAACGCCAAGGAAAAGCTTCAGAAGCTGGTAACGGAACTGAAGGACGCCTTGGATATCTGCTCCGCCACCCGCTGCAAACGCAGCCTGGATGAAGTGGAGGGAATCTCCTTCGAGAACAACCATGACGTGCTTATTGGCAAGCTGAAGGAACTGGTAGACGATTATGACTTTAGCGAAGCCGCCGAAGTTCTGGAAAGTCTGGAAAAGACGATTGCCTAA
- a CDS encoding zinc ribbon domain-containing protein — protein MKDNSVTMICPHCGAEIKPDATFCRHCGSDKNTGWKDGAEFADEELPDYEEILENEFGDDPNSPYAKKKSGFGGIVGTVAAIIVVLAFIAAMVL, from the coding sequence ATGAAAGACAATTCCGTTACCATGATTTGCCCTCACTGCGGGGCCGAAATCAAGCCCGACGCCACCTTCTGCCGCCACTGCGGTAGCGACAAGAACACCGGCTGGAAAGATGGAGCCGAATTCGCAGACGAAGAGCTCCCCGACTACGAGGAAATCCTGGAAAATGAATTTGGAGACGATCCTAACAGCCCTTATGCCAAAAAGAAAAGCGGCTTCGGTGGCATTGTAGGCACCGTCGCCGCAATTATCGTAGTCCTGGCCTTTATTGCGGCCATGGTCCTTTAG
- a CDS encoding nucleotidyltransferase family protein yields the protein MQNLDGLYFSLLRIALNVTTESCLPRALSDDEWRWVHDYSVKQCLVGVLFRAVEKLPHDQRPPRELLLRWSFESHKIQLVNERMNKTAADLTEMFCGRGLHPVILKGQANTLLYPDPFCRQAGDIDILLEGGREGVLRTLTEMNLHVDAEDDVSDHHVHLEPGLFGGITVEVHFCPTSSFSPYKTRAMLRFLDGELEELRSCADCSSWKVAQGFCVPSIPFALVMQLSHLRQHFFSTGVGLRQLVDYHQLLKNSTEEDRVRVSKMLGEFGLFHMAGAVMWLMREVFGLGENQLLCPVDKKRGKKLLNVVMNGGNFGRYAADYRVPVLKRWIIDRKRFIWLLKFDATEAIWHELRYWKTTISLIPRRIRRGRVALGNR from the coding sequence ATGCAGAATTTAGACGGCTTGTATTTTTCGTTGCTACGGATTGCCTTGAATGTGACCACAGAATCCTGCTTGCCTCGGGCCTTGTCCGATGACGAATGGCGGTGGGTTCATGATTACTCCGTAAAGCAGTGCCTGGTTGGGGTGCTGTTTCGTGCTGTGGAAAAGTTGCCTCATGATCAGCGTCCCCCTCGAGAACTATTGCTACGGTGGTCGTTTGAATCTCATAAGATTCAGCTGGTAAATGAACGCATGAATAAAACGGCTGCCGATTTAACGGAGATGTTCTGTGGCCGAGGGTTGCATCCTGTTATATTAAAGGGGCAGGCGAATACGCTTCTGTATCCCGATCCGTTTTGCCGTCAGGCCGGCGATATCGATATTTTGCTGGAAGGTGGCCGCGAAGGTGTTTTGCGAACTCTAACGGAGATGAACCTGCACGTAGATGCCGAGGATGATGTTAGCGATCATCATGTGCATCTTGAGCCGGGCCTTTTTGGTGGTATTACGGTGGAAGTCCATTTCTGTCCGACGTCCAGCTTTTCTCCCTATAAGACGAGAGCCATGCTTCGTTTTCTAGATGGTGAGCTGGAAGAACTTCGTTCCTGTGCGGATTGTAGTTCCTGGAAGGTGGCTCAAGGTTTTTGCGTTCCGAGTATTCCCTTTGCCCTGGTAATGCAGTTGTCCCATTTGAGACAGCATTTTTTCAGTACCGGAGTGGGTTTGCGCCAGTTGGTGGACTATCACCAGCTGCTAAAGAATTCTACCGAAGAAGATCGGGTGCGCGTGTCGAAAATGCTGGGTGAATTTGGCTTGTTTCACATGGCCGGTGCCGTTATGTGGTTGATGCGTGAAGTGTTTGGTCTCGGTGAAAATCAGCTACTTTGCCCTGTAGATAAAAAACGAGGGAAGAAACTGCTTAATGTTGTTATGAACGGGGGCAATTTTGGACGATATGCGGCTGATTATCGGGTTCCTGTGCTAAAACGCTGGATTATTGACCGCAAACGTTTTATTTGGCTGTTGAAATTTGATGCCACAGAGGCGATTTGGCATGAATTGCGTTATTGGAAGACCACGATTTCCTTGATTCCTCGAAGAATAAGGCGGGGGAGGGTGGCTCTAGGGAATCGCTAA